The Arachis hypogaea cultivar Tifrunner chromosome 14, arahy.Tifrunner.gnm2.J5K5, whole genome shotgun sequence genome has a segment encoding these proteins:
- the LOC112742335 gene encoding pectinesterase-like, which produces MEKKGKIIVSVVVSLSLILVAGVATGVIVAVNNKKSNGADEMQNTKERFTSLMCRNTQEDQNLCREVLSQVDGSSSSDPKAYIDAAVNDIRDGVTTALKMMMTDVEFSKDDNGIKMAIDGCKEVMESALSSLDLFSNVLRSNHDINSVQTQSPDLKNWLSAVISYQQSCVDIFEDQNEGERKIKEQLQSQSLDRVEKVSIITLDIVTGLAKIIEDLGLHVQMKPIASSGRVLREEVDNEGFPDWFSSSDRKLLAKDVKFHVPNVVVAKDGSGNFRTIQDAINSYPKAKNFQGRYIIYVKAGIYKENCTVPSHAINVFMYGDDPTKTIITASMSNVTHNLKTMLTATFVNKAGMFLAKDMRFENAAGAKGHQAVALRNVGDFSAFYNCHIHGYQDTLYVQANRQFYRNCEIAGTVDFIFGTSPAVIQRSKLIVRKPLPTQFNVLVADGTVERNMTTGIVIQECQIVPDPMFDSVKYQIKTYLGRPWKGGSRAVIMESYLGDWINSEGWAPHDGNEMKGFLDICEYGNTGPAASVHGRIKWKGYRGMITKNEAMRFTVAEFLKGGPNNGADRWLNALGVPFDSGFLRP; this is translated from the exons atggaaaagaagGGAAAAATCATAGTATCAGTGGTTGTTTCGCTTTCACTCATCCTTGTGGCGGGGGTTGCCACCGGGGTCATCGTGGCCGTTAATAACAAGAAAAGCAATGGCGCTGATGAAATGCAAAACACTAAAGAAAGGTTCACGAGTCTCATGTGCCGCAACACACAAGAGGATCAAAACCTCTGTCGCGAGGTTCTAAGCCAAGTTGATGGTTCCTCTTCTTCCGATCCGAAAGCATACATCGATGCCGCCGTGAACGATATTAGAGACGGCGTCACCACCGCCCTAAAGATGATGATGACTGATGTTGAGTTCTCTAAAGATGACAACGGAATCAAGATGGCCATTGATGGTTGCAAAGAAGTTATGGAGTCCGCATTGAGCAGCCTCGACCTTTTCAGCAATGTGCTTCGCAGCAATCACGACATTAACTCCGTACAAACGCAAAGCCCCGACCTCAAGAACTGGCTTAGCGCCGTTATCTCATATCAGCAATCTTGTGTTGACATTTTTGAAGATCAAAatgaaggagagagaaaaatcaaAGAACAACTACAAAGCCAGAGTTTGGATCGTGTTGAGAAGGTTTCCATCATAACTCTCGATATTGTTACTGGTTTGGCTAAGATCATTGAAGATCTTGGTCTGCATGTGCAAATGAAACCCATTGCTTCTTCTGGGCGTGTTCTTCGCGAAGAGGTTGATAACGAGGGGTTCCCCGATTGGTTTTCCTCTTCAGATCGCAAGCTGTTGGCGAAGGATGTGAAGTTTCATGTTCCAAATGTAGTGGTTGCTAAAGATGGTAGTGGAAACTTTAGGACGATTCAGGATGCAATTAACTCGTACCCAAAGGCAAAGAATTTTCAGGGAAGGTACATTATCTATGTTAAGGCGGGGATCTATAAGGAGAATTGTACGGTTCCATCTCATGCAATAAACGTTTTCATGTATGGCGATGACCCTACTAAGACCATTATCACTGCTAGTATGAGCAATGTCACCCATAACCTCAAGACCATGTTAACTGCCACTTTCG TGAATAAAGCGGGAATGTTTCTTGCGAAGGACATGAGGTTTGAGAATGCAGCTGGTGCAAAAGGGCACCAAGCAGTTGCACTAAGAAATGTGGGAGATTTTTCAGCTTTCTATAACTGTCACATACACGGTTATCAAGACACCTTGTATGTTCAAGCTAACAGGCAATTCTACCGCAACTGCGAAATCGCTGGAACAGTTGACTTTATCTTTGGTACATCTCCCGCCGTGATTCAGAGAAGCAAGCTCATCGTGAGGAAGCCCTTGCCAACTCAGTTCAATGTGTTGGTCGCAGATGGCACCGTCGAGAGGAACATGACTACTGGCATTGTGATTCAGGAATGCCAGATTGTTCCAGATCCAATGTTTGACTCTGTCAAGTACCAAATCAAGACTTATTTGGGTAGGCCATGGAAGGGAGGATCGAGAGCAGTAATCATGGAATCATATCTGGGTGACTGGATTAATTCGGAAGGGTGGGCCCCTCATGATGGCAATGAGATGAAAGGCTTCTTAGATATTTGTGAGTATGGAAACACCGGACCTGCTGCTTCAGTTCATGGAAGAATCAAGTGGAAGGGGTATCGTGGTATGATAACTAAGAATGAAGCCATGCGATTCACTGTTGCTGAATTCCTCAAGGGTGGACCTAACAATGGTGCTGACAGATGGTTGAACGCTCTTGGTGTTCCTTTTGACAGTGGTTTTCTAAGACCATAA